Sequence from the Anaerolineales bacterium genome:
CATACAAATCCCTCCAACGGGTTCAAAAGGAATGCAACCGTCTGGATCAATTGATGAGTGACGTGCTCTTCTTTTCGAGGCCTCTGGAACTCAAAATCGAGCCGATCGATTTGAGCGAGTTGATGAACCGGATACTCGCGCGCTGGTCTCCCAGATTGTCACAGTCCGACGTTTCTCACCACACGACGTTTTCTAAGGACGCGTCGAAGGCATTGGCGGACGTGAGAACGCTCGAACAGGTCATCGTCAATCTGATCACCAATGCGCTCGAAGCCATGCCCGAAGGCGGGACCATCTCCATCGCGGTATCGATGAATCAATCCGTGCAAGGAGACATGGTCGAGTTGAAGATTGCCGACACCGGTCCCGGAATTCCCCCGGACGTGATCAACCGCATTTATGATCCTTTCTTCACCACCAAAAAAGAAGGTACGGGCCTGGGATTAGCAATAAGCCGCAGGATTGTGACTGCCCACAAAGGAAGTCTTCACGTGGAAAGCTTCCCGGACGCGGGCACAGTCTTTACAATATCACTGCCGGCCGCAAAACCATCCGCAGGAGAAAATGCATGAGTGGAACGGTTCTAATTGTCGACGACGAAGACACCGCAAGATCGTTCGTTTCCGAAGCGCTCGGCGACGCGGGTTATGAGGCGATCGAGGCCGGCGATCTAAAATCTGCGAACAAGGCCATCGATACGGGCGCCGCGGACATCGTACTCTTGGACGTCGTTCTGCCGGATGGGTCGGGCATATCCCTGCTCGATCGCATCAGCATGGAAAATCCCAGCCCGCCGGTGATCTTGATCACCGCTTTCGGTGAGGTGGACACCGCCGTCGAAGCGATGAAGAAGGGAGCGCAGGATTTTCTCCAGAAACCCCTGGATCTGAACCGCTTGCTCCAGGCCGTCGAACGGGCGCAAGAAGTGGTCTTGCTGCGCCGGGAACTCGATCTTTTACGGCGCTCGTCGGGCGAACAAGCCGAATGGGTGATCGGAGAAACGTCCGAGATGAAGCGCATCGTCAGCGAGGCGCAGCGCGCCGCTGCGGCCTCCGCATCCGTGTTGATCACCGGAGAGACCGGAACCGGCAAGGAAGTGCTTGCTCGAGCGATTTACAGCATGAGTCCCCGCGCGGATAAGGCGTTCATTCCCATCAACTGCGCCGCGCTGCCCGACACGATGATCGAATCCGAACTTTTCGGGCACGAAGCAGGCGCATTCACAGGCGCGCAGAAACGGAAGCCCGGGCTGATCGAGATCGCAGACGGGGGTATTTTGTTCCTGGATGAAATCTCGTCGACCAAGCCCGAAATGCAGGCGAAGTTGTTGCGCGTGCTGGACGAGCACCGCTTTCGCCGCGTCGGCGGTGTGACCGAGATTGATGTCGACATCCAAATCCTGGCGGCTTCCAACCGTGATTTGAAGGCCATGATTGCGGAAGGTGCATTTCGGGAGGATCTTTACTACCGGCTCAAGGTGGTCGATCTGCATCTACCCCCACTCAAAGATCGCATCGTCGACATTCCCGCCCTGGCCGGTACGTTCATACGCCAGATTAACTTGCGAACGGGAAACAACATTACCGGCATAACTTCCCGTGCGATCGATGCGCTCAAAGCACACTCTTGGCCCGGCAATATTCGCGAACTCCGGCACGTCATCGAACGAGCGATGCTGTTTTGTGACGACGAAGAAATCGACCTCGCACACTTGCCTCCGGATATTCAGGTTTCGTCCAAGAGCAAGAAAAAGTAAAAACGCCCAAACCCATACTGGCACATTCCTTGCAACATTCACCTTCAGAATTCTAGATTCTGGAGGCGAACATGATTCCGCTTTCTTATAAAGATCTGCAAATCATCATCGCAGCGGGAGTATTTCTGTTGGGCTGCTTGTCGGTCGTGATCGGCGTTTTGATCTTGCTTTCGAGAAGCTATTCCAAAGAATTGCAGACGATTGCAGCGCATACGGCTCGTTTAGGCCAAAAGGGCATGAGTCACGAGATCAGTGGATTGGTCCAGAGTGCGGCTGAGTTGACCTCGTCGATCAATCAACTGGTTCGTACCGCAAATGGGATCGGCGTATTCCTGATTTCACTGGGCATGATCATGATCGCGGCGTCCTACTGGCTGATTCAACAAATTGAATGGAACCTGGGCTGAGCCGAAACCCATGGACTCCCCACTTTCAGATTCAGCAGTTCTCGATGCGCTGCGTACGATTCTCAGCCCCCAGGAGTTGTCTCTAAGCCTGGCGCACCTGCTCCGTGTGCCTGCAGCCTGGAGTAAACTGCATGATCCTGCGTTTATCGAGCGCGTCATCCATTCAAATGCATCCAAGCCAATCACACCTTCCACACTGATCCACTCCATTTTCGATGATGCCAAGCTTGAAAGCGCGGAATCACCGCTGCCGGAAACGTTGGAATTTCGGCTACAGAATTCGATGCAAACGATCCTGCACGGATCGGAAATCGAAACGGATTTCGAATCGATCGCATTACTGGCGGTTGGCATTGCCCGCCAATGCAATGCCGGAGACGACGCCTCTGAAATTGCGAACGCAGCTCGTCGCCAACCCCAACTATGGAAATCACCACTGTGCTGCGCCTGGACGTGGATCCATGATCCACAAAAATTACTCCACCTTCTACTCGATGGGCTGACGCCCGAGGGCGTTGCGCTCGCAGCAAACATGTTCCTGGCGAACATGACCGCGAATGAGGCTGCCGGGAAAATCATCGAGATGCTCCCGAACACGTGGAAGCCATTTACGCTTCTGCTTCGAGAACTCGATGAAGCCGGACTCGTGAATGCAATCGTGCATTCGACGTCGAAAGATGATACCCGACGCGCAGCTTCGGCGGAATCTGACCCCGAAGTCTTGTTGACGGATGCAATTCGCGACCTCACGTTGGGAGAGTACGGTGACGCAAGAGAACGTCTCGATCTCGCCTGGAAGGCAACCGCGAAAACCGCAGCCTCGATCGCCGATCATATCGCTGAAACGGCGTATCTCGAGGGAGATGGTGTTCTGGAGATCGAAGCTCGGAAACAAGCACTTCGCTCGTGCCCCTCGCCCAGGCGACGTGCCGATCTCGCTTTGACGTATGTCGATCAAGATAGGCCCGATGAGGTTCTGTCCATCATCGATCAGGACCCACAGAGCATCGAGGAACAAATCGCTCTTGGGAACGCCCTCGTTCGGCTAAGCGATACAGATCACGCGATTGCGCATCTACGTCCTGCGGCAATACGCGTTCCCACAGCGTTCCACCTCAGTGGTCGCTGGCTGAAAGCATTGTCGCAAGGATTGCAGGACTGCGGAGATTTCGATAGTTCCCTGCAGATTGCAAGAGCGTACGTGAATCGTTCACCGTATGAGTACACACCGAGAGCGGAGTATATCGGCAAGTTGAGCTCGCTGGGGGATCATACGGCCGCTGCCGAACAAGCCGCGCTGCTGTTGGCAATCCACCCCCAAGCCAATGAAGCGCGTCAGCTTCTGGCTATAAACTTACAAGAAAGCGGCGCTGCGCATGCGAGTCTGACTCACTGGAAAGAGCTTGCGAGCGATGATCCCAGTTATCTGTGGGACGTAGCGGAATGCGCACTACAAGCGAACGAAGCTACCATCGCGGAAGAGACAGCAATCAACCTGCTGAAAAACGATCCCGACTCCGTGCGCGCCAACATCGTTCTTGGGAGAGCACATTCTGCACTGGGCCGTTTCGAATCCGCCCTCAAGCATATCCAACGTGCGGTAGAGATACATCCCGATAATCCACGGGCATGGATCGCACTTGCAGAAACGAAAGAAGCAGCCGGCGATTCGGACGCAGCCGCTGAGGTGCTTTCGAAATCCATCGGGCATCTGCCCGAAGAGGCATCGCTTTATGCTGCGCAGGCAGCATTCAATAGCCGCCAGGGACTGCTGGACCAGAGCAGAGATTCCATTGTAAAGGCAGTCGAATTGGATCCCGACAACGTCGAATGGCTGCTGCGATATGGTGCGGTCCTTGATCACTCCGGCCAAGATGATGCGGCATTGTCGACGCTCAAAGAAGCGCATTCGAAAGAACCTTACAACTGGCGAGTCCGCACGGCGCTCGGCAAGGTGCATGAACACCGTAATGAGCATCATCTCGCTGCCGAGCTCCTCAGCCATCTTCCAGCTGACGCCCCAGCCGAGGCACACTATCTTGCCGGACGCGTCATAGCCAAGTCCGGAGAACATTCGGACATGCAATTTGCTTCGAAGGCCGTGGAACATCTGCAAATCGCACGTGATGCCGGGATCGCCGATCCGAACCTGGAATATTGGATGGCGCGTGCACAGGAGTACGCCGGCGAAAACGAGCTAGCGTTCCAAAACTATCAATCGAGTTTGAAATCAATTAATGAAACGGATCGGGATATTAGCATAAAAGCGCTGATGGGGACCGCAAGAACCGCACTCGCCACCGGACGGCTCCCAATCGCCTTGACGACGCTGGAAACCGCACAAGAGAAATTCCCCGCGTCGACCGACGTTCTCACCCAGTTGTCGCGCGCTTACCTATCCGGCGGAATGCCTGAACAATCCTTGCATGTCGCTCAGCAGGCAGTCGAAATCGAGCCCGGAAACGCCGATGCGCTGAACGCGCTGCGAGATTCCGCCGTCGCCATGAAAGAATGGAATCATGCAATGCAGGCGACACAACGTCTACTTGAAGATAATCCGGGCAATCAACTCAGCTGGTTGGATCTTGCACGATATGCGCATAACGCGGAACGACACATATTAGCCAGGGATTCCTTGAGTCAGGCGCTTGCGATCGATCGGCGGAACCCGAAGTCGTTGTTGGCAGCGGCAAAATTGCTGATCGAATTCGACGAACCCGCCTACGCCCTGGTCAATCTGAGACAGGCCCTGGCACGGTCTTCAGAAGAGGCTGATTTCTACGCAGAATTGGCGGAGACGAGTCAGACGCTGGGTGATATCGAGATTGAACAGAAAGCCTGGATGCGTCTTCTGGAGTTCGAGCCGGACAACCTGGCCGCTCTCACCCAGGGTGCTCGAGCTCTGTGGAACCTGGATCGTCACGCTTCGGCAATCGGTCTCTGGCAGCGAGCAATCCAGATCGATGGAGACAACGCCGGGCTGAACTTGCATTTGGGTCGTGCGTATTTCACCGCCGGTGAGACACAGAGAGGTCTGGACCATGTATTGAGAGCCTACAAGCTCGCACCTGGTTCTGCAGATCTTGCGAAAGAAGCCGGTAACTCACTGCTGCGTTTTGGATCTCCGCTGGATGCCTTGGAAGTGCTGCAGCGCGCGGTCCAACTTTCTCCGAACGACATCGATTGTCTCATGGATCTGGGAAAGTGCTATTTGCAGCTGGGCCGCTTTGATGAAGCCGAACACACGCTTTCGAAAGCTCGGGAGTTTTCTACCTACCCACTCCGTGCCGATGCGCTGCTCTCACAGATTGCCCTGACGAACGGCGATCTCATGCGAGCGGAGAAGCTTCTCCAAGACACCTTACAAGCATCTCCCCGCACGACGGAAGACACGTTCTGCATCGCGGAAACTGCAATGCGTCTTGGACACTGGGATGATGCGGTAAACGTTATCGAAGAAACACTTTCCAAAGACGGAGATGTGGAAACGCTTCTGGCATCAGCAAAGCTGCGTTTGCGAATCGCGGACACATATTGGCTATACGCAACCCTTGGAGCCGCTCAGGCCCACGCTCCAATACCGCAATGTGCATCGCCGTCCGCCGAAAACGAGATCAATTCGCTCATCGAAAGAATTTATCAAGCCGGCGCCGCGAAGCGTACCGTCGATCGGCTCAAGCGCTGGTCTTCGTTAACTTTCGACTCGATCTCGATCGAGGATATCGACTCCGATCTTGATATGGAGATCTCTCCTGGATGGAGCTGCATGGTCCACGCATTGGCGATCTTTCTTTTCAAAACCGGAAACCCGGAGAGAGCAATCGAGGTCATCGAGTCCGACCCGGACAACATCGACCCAGACGCCTGGGGAGCGATCTTGCTTGGCTTGTGCCACACAAGCCTGGGTGACACCACACAGGCAATCCAGGCCTACAACATCGCCTCTCGCAACATGGTCGTTCAGCCGCTGGTCAGTTTCCTTGCCAGCGACACCCTCTGGCAGGCTGGCGAAATCGAGGATTCGCTTTCGAGTCTAAACCTCGCCTTGTCGGCGTGGCCGAACGAAGTCACGTGGCACACGATCGCTGCATCGCGATATCAGGATCAGAATCGCTTCGACGCCGCTGTGGCGCATCTGCAGCAGGCTGCAGAACTCGATCCCGATGATCCGGAAAACTTACATGCTTTGGCCCACGCGCTAAAAAATTCGGGGCAGCTCAGCGAAGCCCTGGTCTATTACGAGCAGCTGATCGAGAGAGCGCCGGAACGAAAATCGGCCTGGAAAGAAGCCGCCGAAGTCGCCATGGCCAACGGAAAAGCGGAAATCGCCCAGACCTGGTTTGAACGTGCCTCTACGCTGTACCCCTCCGATCCTGCTTGTTTGATTGGGGCCGCGCGTGCTGCAATGTCGCAGGGAAAGACGGATCAAGCCATGTCCCACATCGACTCTGCAGCTCGCATGGCGCCGAAAAACATGGAAGTCCTGGTGGGGATGGGCGAAATTCTCGCCAGCCAGGGGAAATACGAGAAAGCCCTCAGAGCATACGATCAGGCGATTAAAAGCTCGGAAGGGCAGCTTGACATTCGCGTTGGCCGCTGCAAGCTCCTGCTTCAAATCGGCCGGCCGCAGCATGCGATTGCAGAACTGCACACCCTGCTCGAAGCGCATCCACGGGACGAAAAATTGCATTCGACACTAGCGGAAGCTTACGAACGCGCTGGAGATCTCGAGAACGCCATCGAAGCTGCGACGCAGGCTACGCTGCTCTCCCCGCGGGATGCAGCATATCGCTACCAGGTCGGCCGACTGTGCCGTCTGGCCGGGCAGTTGGATCGCGCGCTGGATGAATTACTGCAAGCGCAATCCACTACACCGGATCAAGCCTCGATCTCGCGCGAGCTGGGCCAGGTGCACGAACAACGCCGGGAAATCGCCCAAGCACTCGATGCTTACCGGCGCGCTCTTGAACTCGATCCACGGGACGATTTATCCCACTATCGCGCCGGGCTGATATTGAAACAACAAAAGGCGTATCCCCAAGCTGCGCGCCTACTCGAACGCGCCATCGAACTCAATCCGAAAGATACGGAAATAATCCAGCAGCTAGCCGCTGTTCGAGCGCTGGAATTGGTGCACGGCGGCATATAAACGGACGGTGAAACGATGATCGATCGCCTCGAACTCATACGGCTTATCGAAGCAGCTCGGATCGCAGGTAGATTGGATTTTGCACGTTCCATAGCATTGGACTGGCTCGAAACTTGGACCGGTGACATGGAAGTTCAACTCAAGCTTGCCCGAATCGAGATTGACCAGACCCGGGTTACACAAGCCATTGAACGCTTGACCAAGTTGACGTTATCCGATCCGGAAAACTCTGCCGCATTTCAGACGCTCGCCGCTGCGCATAAGGAGAACGGCAATCCTTTGGCTTCCAGCGTGAGTCAATCGTGTGCGGATTTGCTGCAGGGGAAAATACTCGATCCCGAACACAGTCCATCCTGGGCCGTTCAATTGGCTCAGTGCCTCGATGCCATTCAGGAAGGCGATACTGAGTTGGCAATCCGCAAATCCCAGGAAGCACTCGCCGCTGATCCCGAGACGCCGCTTCCTATATTGGTTGCGATTCAAGCCCATCAAAATGCCGGCGCGGAGCAAATCGCACTTGCACTTGCACGAATGGGTCACGATCGCTGGCCACAGTGCATCGCCTTCCGCATCTTTCTCGCGAAGGATATGCTCGCGCGCGGCGACGTGAGCCGCGGGGTGGCGTATCTTCACCAGGCGGCCGTGGACGACCCGCTGGGAATTGTCACAATGAAAATCCTGGGCGAGGCACACCCCTATCGGACGTTGTGGCCGGAAAGAATGACGCTTAAACTCGCCAGCCCGGTGCCTGCAGAAGTGAGTGCGGTCCTGGGGGCCAATAAATTGGCGGGCGCTGCCCCTCAATCGCTGTCCTCCGAACCGTCTGCTTCTCCCGAGACTTCCTTGAAGTCCGAAGCGGAGAATATTCAGGA
This genomic interval carries:
- a CDS encoding sigma-54 dependent transcriptional regulator, translating into MSGTVLIVDDEDTARSFVSEALGDAGYEAIEAGDLKSANKAIDTGAADIVLLDVVLPDGSGISLLDRISMENPSPPVILITAFGEVDTAVEAMKKGAQDFLQKPLDLNRLLQAVERAQEVVLLRRELDLLRRSSGEQAEWVIGETSEMKRIVSEAQRAAAASASVLITGETGTGKEVLARAIYSMSPRADKAFIPINCAALPDTMIESELFGHEAGAFTGAQKRKPGLIEIADGGILFLDEISSTKPEMQAKLLRVLDEHRFRRVGGVTEIDVDIQILAASNRDLKAMIAEGAFREDLYYRLKVVDLHLPPLKDRIVDIPALAGTFIRQINLRTGNNITGITSRAIDALKAHSWPGNIRELRHVIERAMLFCDDEEIDLAHLPPDIQVSSKSKKK
- a CDS encoding tetratricopeptide repeat protein; translation: MDSPLSDSAVLDALRTILSPQELSLSLAHLLRVPAAWSKLHDPAFIERVIHSNASKPITPSTLIHSIFDDAKLESAESPLPETLEFRLQNSMQTILHGSEIETDFESIALLAVGIARQCNAGDDASEIANAARRQPQLWKSPLCCAWTWIHDPQKLLHLLLDGLTPEGVALAANMFLANMTANEAAGKIIEMLPNTWKPFTLLLRELDEAGLVNAIVHSTSKDDTRRAASAESDPEVLLTDAIRDLTLGEYGDARERLDLAWKATAKTAASIADHIAETAYLEGDGVLEIEARKQALRSCPSPRRRADLALTYVDQDRPDEVLSIIDQDPQSIEEQIALGNALVRLSDTDHAIAHLRPAAIRVPTAFHLSGRWLKALSQGLQDCGDFDSSLQIARAYVNRSPYEYTPRAEYIGKLSSLGDHTAAAEQAALLLAIHPQANEARQLLAINLQESGAAHASLTHWKELASDDPSYLWDVAECALQANEATIAEETAINLLKNDPDSVRANIVLGRAHSALGRFESALKHIQRAVEIHPDNPRAWIALAETKEAAGDSDAAAEVLSKSIGHLPEEASLYAAQAAFNSRQGLLDQSRDSIVKAVELDPDNVEWLLRYGAVLDHSGQDDAALSTLKEAHSKEPYNWRVRTALGKVHEHRNEHHLAAELLSHLPADAPAEAHYLAGRVIAKSGEHSDMQFASKAVEHLQIARDAGIADPNLEYWMARAQEYAGENELAFQNYQSSLKSINETDRDISIKALMGTARTALATGRLPIALTTLETAQEKFPASTDVLTQLSRAYLSGGMPEQSLHVAQQAVEIEPGNADALNALRDSAVAMKEWNHAMQATQRLLEDNPGNQLSWLDLARYAHNAERHILARDSLSQALAIDRRNPKSLLAAAKLLIEFDEPAYALVNLRQALARSSEEADFYAELAETSQTLGDIEIEQKAWMRLLEFEPDNLAALTQGARALWNLDRHASAIGLWQRAIQIDGDNAGLNLHLGRAYFTAGETQRGLDHVLRAYKLAPGSADLAKEAGNSLLRFGSPLDALEVLQRAVQLSPNDIDCLMDLGKCYLQLGRFDEAEHTLSKAREFSTYPLRADALLSQIALTNGDLMRAEKLLQDTLQASPRTTEDTFCIAETAMRLGHWDDAVNVIEETLSKDGDVETLLASAKLRLRIADTYWLYATLGAAQAHAPIPQCASPSAENEINSLIERIYQAGAAKRTVDRLKRWSSLTFDSISIEDIDSDLDMEISPGWSCMVHALAIFLFKTGNPERAIEVIESDPDNIDPDAWGAILLGLCHTSLGDTTQAIQAYNIASRNMVVQPLVSFLASDTLWQAGEIEDSLSSLNLALSAWPNEVTWHTIAASRYQDQNRFDAAVAHLQQAAELDPDDPENLHALAHALKNSGQLSEALVYYEQLIERAPERKSAWKEAAEVAMANGKAEIAQTWFERASTLYPSDPACLIGAARAAMSQGKTDQAMSHIDSAARMAPKNMEVLVGMGEILASQGKYEKALRAYDQAIKSSEGQLDIRVGRCKLLLQIGRPQHAIAELHTLLEAHPRDEKLHSTLAEAYERAGDLENAIEAATQATLLSPRDAAYRYQVGRLCRLAGQLDRALDELLQAQSTTPDQASISRELGQVHEQRREIAQALDAYRRALELDPRDDLSHYRAGLILKQQKAYPQAARLLERAIELNPKDTEIIQQLAAVRALELVHGGI